In the Diorhabda carinulata isolate Delta chromosome 9, icDioCari1.1, whole genome shotgun sequence genome, one interval contains:
- the LOC130898263 gene encoding paxillin-B isoform X2 — translation MSSASTEPKICNKCKEQIKGGVLTALEKTWHPDHFCCNECKNPITENTFKTKEDLPYCTPCHTKLFAPICKACAQPITDKCVQAMGVNWHEDHFVCEDCKTKLIGQQFMDVAGIPRCQKCYVAKHADRCKGCSKPIPDKAIVALDAKWHQMCFRCSKCSKPIMKDQSFQVEAGKPHCVKC, via the exons ATG agTTCCGCAAGCACTGAACCAAAAATCTGCAACAAATGTAAAGAACAAATCAAAGGAGGA GTACTAACAGCTTTAGAAAAGACATGGCATCCTGATCATTTTTGCTGTAATGAATGTAAAAATCCAATTACGGAAAACACATTCAAAACTAAAGAAGATTTGCCTTATTGTACGCCTTGCCATACTAAGCTTTTCGCGCCTATATGCAAAGCATGTGCCCAGCCCATTACAGAT aaatgcgTTCAAGCTATGGGAGTCAACTGGCACGAAGATCACTTCGTCTGCGAAGATTGTAAAACCAAGTTGATTGGCCAACAATTTATGGATGTAGCAGGTATTCCCCGTTGTCAGAAATGTTATGTTGCTAAACATGCAGACAGATGCAAAGGCTGCTCTAAACCCATTCCAGACAAGGCAATTGTGGCTTTAGACGCTAAATGGCATCAAATGTGCTTTAGATGTTCA AAATGCTCGAAGCCGATCATGAAAGACCAGTCATTCCAAGTAGAAGCCGGAAAACCTCACTGTGTCAAATGTTGA
- the LOC130898263 gene encoding paxillin-B isoform X1, producing the protein MGASCCKGEDKSSASTEPKICNKCKEQIKGGVLTALEKTWHPDHFCCNECKNPITENTFKTKEDLPYCTPCHTKLFAPICKACAQPITDKCVQAMGVNWHEDHFVCEDCKTKLIGQQFMDVAGIPRCQKCYVAKHADRCKGCSKPIPDKAIVALDAKWHQMCFRCSKCSKPIMKDQSFQVEAGKPHCVKC; encoded by the exons agTTCCGCAAGCACTGAACCAAAAATCTGCAACAAATGTAAAGAACAAATCAAAGGAGGA GTACTAACAGCTTTAGAAAAGACATGGCATCCTGATCATTTTTGCTGTAATGAATGTAAAAATCCAATTACGGAAAACACATTCAAAACTAAAGAAGATTTGCCTTATTGTACGCCTTGCCATACTAAGCTTTTCGCGCCTATATGCAAAGCATGTGCCCAGCCCATTACAGAT aaatgcgTTCAAGCTATGGGAGTCAACTGGCACGAAGATCACTTCGTCTGCGAAGATTGTAAAACCAAGTTGATTGGCCAACAATTTATGGATGTAGCAGGTATTCCCCGTTGTCAGAAATGTTATGTTGCTAAACATGCAGACAGATGCAAAGGCTGCTCTAAACCCATTCCAGACAAGGCAATTGTGGCTTTAGACGCTAAATGGCATCAAATGTGCTTTAGATGTTCA AAATGCTCGAAGCCGATCATGAAAGACCAGTCATTCCAAGTAGAAGCCGGAAAACCTCACTGTGTCAAATGTTGA
- the LOC130898263 gene encoding paxillin-B isoform X3: MSSASTEPKICNKCKEQIKGGVLTALEKTWHPDHFCCNECKNPITENTFKTKEDLPYCTPCHTKLFAPICKACAQPITDKCVQAMGVNWHEDHFVCEDCKTKLIGQQFMDVAGIPRCQKCYVAKHADRCKGCSKPIPDKAIVALDAKWHQMCFRCSKCSKPIMKDQSFQVEAGKPHCVKC; encoded by the exons agTTCCGCAAGCACTGAACCAAAAATCTGCAACAAATGTAAAGAACAAATCAAAGGAGGA GTACTAACAGCTTTAGAAAAGACATGGCATCCTGATCATTTTTGCTGTAATGAATGTAAAAATCCAATTACGGAAAACACATTCAAAACTAAAGAAGATTTGCCTTATTGTACGCCTTGCCATACTAAGCTTTTCGCGCCTATATGCAAAGCATGTGCCCAGCCCATTACAGAT aaatgcgTTCAAGCTATGGGAGTCAACTGGCACGAAGATCACTTCGTCTGCGAAGATTGTAAAACCAAGTTGATTGGCCAACAATTTATGGATGTAGCAGGTATTCCCCGTTGTCAGAAATGTTATGTTGCTAAACATGCAGACAGATGCAAAGGCTGCTCTAAACCCATTCCAGACAAGGCAATTGTGGCTTTAGACGCTAAATGGCATCAAATGTGCTTTAGATGTTCA AAATGCTCGAAGCCGATCATGAAAGACCAGTCATTCCAAGTAGAAGCCGGAAAACCTCACTGTGTCAAATGTTGA